A window from Methylococcus mesophilus encodes these proteins:
- the fusA gene encoding elongation factor G has translation MARTTPIERYRNIGIMAHIDAGKTTTTERILFYTGVSHKIGEVHDGAATMDWMEQEQERGITITSAATTCFWRGMDGSFPEYRINIIDTPGHVDFTIEVERSLRVLDGACAVFCAVGGVEPQSETVWRQADKYCVPRLAFVNKMDRAGADFLRVVEQIRKRLGANPVPIQLPIGAEDEFKGVVDLLRMKAVWWDDSTQGTRFELGDIPPDMVPICASWRERMVEAAAESSEELMEKYLEGGELSVEEIKEGLRARTLASETVPVLCGSAFKNKGVQAMLDAVVEFLPSPVDTPPVVGIVEEGLESHRDSCDNAPFSALAFKIATDPYVGVLTFIRVYSGVLSSGDTVYNPVKGRRERIGRLVQMHANNREEIKEVRAGDIAAAIGLKDVTTGDTLCDPKEIITLERMEFPEPVISVAVEPKTKADQEKMGVALNKLAQEDPSFRVRTDEESGQTIISGMGELHLEIIVDRMKREFGVDANVGAPQVAYRETIRKAVEQEGKYVRQTGGRGQYGHVWLKLEPTESGAGYEFVNAVVGGVIPKEYIPAVDKGIQEQLQNGVLAGFPVVDVKVTLFDGSYHDVDSSEMAFKIAGSMGFRDGARKASPVLLEPIMKVEVVTPEEYMGDVVGDINRRRGIIQGMDDAPAGKVVRCEVPLSEMFGYATDLRSATQGRATYSMHFEKYVEAPTHVADAVIKKSVS, from the coding sequence GTGGCACGCACGACTCCTATCGAGCGCTACCGGAATATTGGCATCATGGCGCATATCGACGCCGGGAAGACCACTACGACCGAGCGCATCCTGTTTTATACGGGAGTTTCCCACAAAATAGGGGAGGTTCATGACGGTGCTGCCACTATGGATTGGATGGAGCAGGAGCAGGAGCGAGGCATCACCATCACGTCCGCAGCTACGACCTGTTTTTGGCGGGGCATGGATGGCTCCTTTCCTGAGTACCGCATCAACATTATCGACACCCCCGGGCATGTCGATTTCACCATCGAAGTAGAGCGCTCGCTGCGGGTGCTCGATGGTGCCTGCGCTGTGTTCTGCGCTGTCGGGGGCGTTGAGCCCCAATCGGAAACGGTATGGCGTCAGGCTGACAAATACTGCGTTCCGCGTCTCGCTTTTGTGAACAAGATGGATCGTGCCGGCGCGGATTTTCTGCGTGTCGTTGAGCAGATCCGCAAGCGTCTGGGCGCCAATCCGGTGCCGATCCAATTGCCTATCGGTGCTGAGGACGAATTCAAAGGGGTCGTCGATCTTCTGCGCATGAAGGCGGTCTGGTGGGATGACTCAACTCAGGGCACTCGCTTCGAACTCGGTGATATCCCGCCCGACATGGTCCCCATCTGCGCCTCTTGGCGAGAGAGGATGGTCGAGGCTGCCGCAGAATCTTCCGAAGAGCTCATGGAAAAGTACCTCGAAGGGGGTGAACTGTCCGTCGAGGAAATCAAGGAAGGATTGCGCGCGCGCACGTTGGCCAGCGAAACCGTTCCTGTCTTGTGCGGGTCGGCCTTCAAGAATAAGGGTGTCCAGGCCATGCTGGATGCGGTAGTGGAGTTTCTGCCATCGCCGGTTGACACGCCGCCCGTTGTGGGAATTGTCGAAGAAGGACTCGAAAGTCACCGCGATTCGTGCGATAATGCTCCTTTTTCGGCGCTTGCTTTTAAGATAGCGACCGACCCTTACGTAGGGGTGCTTACTTTTATCCGCGTCTATTCCGGTGTGCTCTCCTCAGGAGATACGGTCTACAACCCTGTAAAAGGCCGGCGGGAGCGGATCGGTCGGCTGGTTCAGATGCACGCGAATAACCGGGAAGAAATCAAGGAGGTTCGGGCCGGCGATATCGCGGCGGCGATCGGCCTCAAAGATGTCACGACGGGCGATACGCTGTGTGATCCGAAGGAAATCATTACGCTGGAGCGAATGGAGTTTCCTGAGCCCGTGATTTCGGTCGCCGTCGAGCCGAAAACCAAGGCAGACCAGGAAAAGATGGGCGTCGCGCTGAACAAGCTGGCGCAGGAGGATCCTTCTTTCCGGGTCAGGACTGATGAAGAGTCCGGGCAGACGATCATTTCCGGCATGGGCGAGCTTCATCTGGAGATCATTGTCGATCGGATGAAGCGGGAGTTCGGTGTAGACGCCAATGTCGGCGCGCCGCAGGTGGCATACCGGGAAACCATCCGGAAAGCCGTCGAGCAGGAAGGGAAATATGTCCGGCAGACAGGCGGACGCGGGCAATACGGTCACGTATGGCTGAAGCTCGAGCCCACGGAGTCGGGGGCGGGATACGAATTTGTGAATGCCGTCGTCGGCGGTGTGATTCCTAAGGAATACATTCCGGCGGTGGATAAGGGTATCCAAGAACAGTTACAGAATGGTGTCTTGGCAGGGTTTCCGGTCGTCGATGTGAAGGTCACCCTGTTTGATGGCTCTTACCACGACGTGGATTCTAGCGAAATGGCGTTTAAGATCGCCGGCTCGATGGGGTTCAGGGACGGCGCCAGAAAAGCCTCGCCGGTGCTCCTCGAGCCGATCATGAAGGTCGAGGTCGTTACGCCGGAGGAATACATGGGCGATGTGGTGGGCGACATCAATCGCCGCAGAGGGATCATCCAGGGTATGGATGATGCGCCGGCGGGCAAGGTTGTTCGCTGTGAGGTGCCGCTCTCCGAAATGTTCGGATACGCCACCGATCTGCGGTCGGCGACTCAGGGTCGGGCAACCTACAGCATGCATTTTGAGAAATATGTGGAAGCGCCGACGCATGTGGCGGATGCCGTCATCAAGAAATCGGTGTCGTAG
- the rpsG gene encoding 30S ribosomal protein S7, whose product MSRRRRSERREVIADPRFGSETLARFVNMLMESGKKSIAEKIVYGALDHIETKTSQDSLGVLTKALENVQPVVEVKSRRVGGATYQVPIEVRPARRMALGMRWLIDAARKRGEKGMVMKLAAEVLEAKENRGSAVKKREDTHRMAEANKAFSHYRW is encoded by the coding sequence ATGTCCAGAAGAAGAAGGAGTGAGCGGCGCGAGGTGATCGCCGATCCGCGTTTCGGGAGCGAGACCCTCGCCCGGTTCGTGAATATGCTCATGGAGAGCGGCAAGAAATCGATTGCGGAAAAGATCGTATACGGCGCGCTCGACCATATTGAGACGAAGACGTCGCAGGATTCTCTGGGGGTTCTGACCAAGGCGCTGGAGAACGTGCAGCCCGTCGTCGAGGTGAAGTCCAGGCGCGTGGGTGGTGCGACTTACCAAGTGCCGATCGAGGTGCGTCCCGCCCGGCGCATGGCGCTGGGGATGCGCTGGCTGATCGATGCAGCCCGCAAGCGGGGCGAGAAAGGCATGGTGATGAAGTTGGCCGCGGAGGTTCTGGAGGCGAAGGAAAATCGCGGTTCAGCGGTGAAGAAGCGCGAAGATACTCATCGAATGGCAGAGGCGAACAAGGCGTTCTCGCATTACCGCTGGTAA
- the rpsL gene encoding 30S ribosomal protein S12, with amino-acid sequence MTTINQLVRKPRVSKKEKSNVPALEGCPQRRGVCTRVYTTTPKKPNSALRKVARVRLTNGAEVTSYIGGEGHNLQEHSVILIRGGRVKDLPGVRYHVVRGSLDTAGVQKRRQARSKYGAKRPKS; translated from the coding sequence ATGACCACAATCAACCAACTGGTTAGAAAGCCGCGAGTAAGCAAGAAGGAAAAAAGCAACGTCCCTGCGCTCGAAGGCTGTCCTCAGCGGCGCGGGGTGTGTACCCGTGTCTACACCACGACGCCCAAGAAGCCGAACTCGGCGCTCCGCAAGGTGGCGCGCGTTCGTTTGACGAATGGTGCGGAGGTGACCTCTTATATCGGGGGTGAGGGCCACAACCTGCAGGAGCACTCGGTGATCCTGATTCGCGGCGGCCGTGTGAAGGACTTGCCCGGTGTTCGCTATCATGTCGTGCGCGGCAGCCTGGATACGGCGGGCGTTCAGAAGCGTCGCCAAGCCCGTTCGAAGTACGGCGCCAAGCGGCCGAAGAGCTAA